From a region of the Salvelinus alpinus chromosome 2, SLU_Salpinus.1, whole genome shotgun sequence genome:
- the LOC139568491 gene encoding BUB3-interacting and GLEBS motif-containing protein ZNF207-like isoform X2, which yields MGRKKKKQMKPWCWYCNRDFDDEKILIQHQKAKHFKCHICHKKLYTGPGLAIHCMQVHKETIDGVPNAIPGRVDIELEIYGMEGIPEKDMQERRRTLEQKQESQKKKQNQDDSDEDDDDDDAPGPSFVQQQMPAAQPQASYVPPMAQPGILPGARAPGMPPGAYSGMPPMMPGHGVPPMMHGMPPGMHGMPPGMMHGMGGMMPPMMQGMPGMPPGMPPHMGHRPGMPHMAQPPTPAGMPRPAAAAPAAVSKPLFPSAVQAQQSASGAVPHSAPSTSSDPPKATFPAYTQSSASSSNPPSNTVAKPPATVTSKPATLTTMSATSKLIHPDEDISLEERRAQLPRYQRNVPRQGQVHMSAPPVAAVGGMMPPQQGMPPQQPGMRHPMHGQYGGPPQGMPGYMQGGMPPYGQGPPMGYQGGPPMGMRPPVMSPAGRY from the exons ATGGGGcgaaagaagaagaagcagatgAAGCCATGGTGCTG GTATTGTAATCGAGATTTCGATGATGAAAAGATCCTCATCCAACATCAAAAGGCCAAACATTTTAAGTGCCATATATGTCACAAGAAGTTGTACACTGGTCCAGGGCTGGCAATCCACTGTATGCAG GTTCACAAAGAGACCATCGACGGGGTCCCCAACGCTATACCTGGAAGGGTAGACATAGAATTGGAAATCTATGGCATGGAAGGAATTCCAGAGAAGGATATGCAGGAGAGGAGACGGACATTGGAACAAAAGCAGG AGAgccagaagaagaagcagaatcAGGACGACTCTGACGAGGATGACGACGACGATGATGCTCCAGGCCCTTCGTTCGTTCAGCAGCAGATGCCTGCTGCCCAGCCCCAGGCTAGCTACGTCCCTCCCATGGCCCAGCCAGGCATCCTCCCCGGGGCCAGGGCTCCAGGCATGCCACCAGGAGCTTACTCAG GAATGCCCCCTATGATGCCAGGTCACGGTGTCCCGCCCATGATGCATGGGATGCCCCCTGGTATGCACGGAATGCCACCAGG CATGATGCACGGGATGGGAGGGATGATGCCTCCAATGATGCAAGGGATGCCCGGTATGCCGCCAG GAATGCCACCACACATGGGTCACCGTCCTGGTATGCCCCACATGGCCCAGCCCCCCACCCCGGCAGGGATGCCCCGGCCCGCCGCAGCAGCCCCTGCTGCCGTCAGCAAGCCCCTGTTCCCCAGCGCAGTACAG GCCCAGCAGAGTGCCTCTGGAGCTGTGCCCCACAGCGCGCCCTCCACCTCCTCTGACCCTCCCAAAGCAACATTCCCCGCCTACACCCAGTCCTCTGCCTCGTCCTCTAACCCCCCTAGTAACACTGTAGCCAAGCCCCCCGCCACAGTGACCAGTAAGCCAGCCACCCTCACCACCATGAGTGCAACCAGTAAGTTGATCCACCCTGATGAGGATATCTCACTG GAGGAGCGACGGGCTCAGTTGCCCCGGTACCAGCGTAACGTGCCCAGGCAGGGGCAGGTCCACATGTCTGCCCCTCCTGTGGCGGCCGTGGGTGGCATGATGCCCCCACAGCAGGGCATGCCCCCCCAGCAGCCTGGCATGAGGCACCCCATGCACG gtCAGTATGGTGGTCCCCCCCAGGGCATGCCTGGCTACATGCAGGGCGGGATGCCTCCGTATGGGCAGGGTCCTCCGATGGGATACCAAGGAGGGCCTCCCATGGGCATGAGGCCCCCCGTCATGTCTCCTGCAGGACGATACTGA
- the LOC139568491 gene encoding BUB3-interacting and GLEBS motif-containing protein ZNF207-like isoform X1: MGRKKKKQMKPWCWYCNRDFDDEKILIQHQKAKHFKCHICHKKLYTGPGLAIHCMQVHKETIDGVPNAIPGRVDIELEIYGMEGIPEKDMQERRRTLEQKQESQKKKQNQDDSDEDDDDDDAPGPSFVQQQMPAAQPQASYVPPMAQPGILPGARAPGMPPGAYSGMPPMMPGHGVPPMMHGMPPGMHGMPPGMMHGMGGMMPPMMQGMPGMPPGMPPHMGHRPGMPHMAQPPTPAGMPRPAAAAPAAVSKPLFPSAVQMGSHVPNTITASPSSTADSQSAASKPLFSNTPQAQQSASGAVPHSAPSTSSDPPKATFPAYTQSSASSSNPPSNTVAKPPATVTSKPATLTTMSATSKLIHPDEDISLEERRAQLPRYQRNVPRQGQVHMSAPPVAAVGGMMPPQQGMPPQQPGMRHPMHGQYGGPPQGMPGYMQGGMPPYGQGPPMGYQGGPPMGMRPPVMSPAGRY, encoded by the exons ATGGGGcgaaagaagaagaagcagatgAAGCCATGGTGCTG GTATTGTAATCGAGATTTCGATGATGAAAAGATCCTCATCCAACATCAAAAGGCCAAACATTTTAAGTGCCATATATGTCACAAGAAGTTGTACACTGGTCCAGGGCTGGCAATCCACTGTATGCAG GTTCACAAAGAGACCATCGACGGGGTCCCCAACGCTATACCTGGAAGGGTAGACATAGAATTGGAAATCTATGGCATGGAAGGAATTCCAGAGAAGGATATGCAGGAGAGGAGACGGACATTGGAACAAAAGCAGG AGAgccagaagaagaagcagaatcAGGACGACTCTGACGAGGATGACGACGACGATGATGCTCCAGGCCCTTCGTTCGTTCAGCAGCAGATGCCTGCTGCCCAGCCCCAGGCTAGCTACGTCCCTCCCATGGCCCAGCCAGGCATCCTCCCCGGGGCCAGGGCTCCAGGCATGCCACCAGGAGCTTACTCAG GAATGCCCCCTATGATGCCAGGTCACGGTGTCCCGCCCATGATGCATGGGATGCCCCCTGGTATGCACGGAATGCCACCAGG CATGATGCACGGGATGGGAGGGATGATGCCTCCAATGATGCAAGGGATGCCCGGTATGCCGCCAG GAATGCCACCACACATGGGTCACCGTCCTGGTATGCCCCACATGGCCCAGCCCCCCACCCCGGCAGGGATGCCCCGGCCCGCCGCAGCAGCCCCTGCTGCCGTCAGCAAGCCCCTGTTCCCCAGCGCAGTACAG ATGGGCTCTCATGTTCCAAACACCATCACAGCCTCTCCCAGTAGCACTGCAGACTCTCAGTCTGCTGCCTCTAAGCCTCTGTTCTCTAACACTCCACAA GCCCAGCAGAGTGCCTCTGGAGCTGTGCCCCACAGCGCGCCCTCCACCTCCTCTGACCCTCCCAAAGCAACATTCCCCGCCTACACCCAGTCCTCTGCCTCGTCCTCTAACCCCCCTAGTAACACTGTAGCCAAGCCCCCCGCCACAGTGACCAGTAAGCCAGCCACCCTCACCACCATGAGTGCAACCAGTAAGTTGATCCACCCTGATGAGGATATCTCACTG GAGGAGCGACGGGCTCAGTTGCCCCGGTACCAGCGTAACGTGCCCAGGCAGGGGCAGGTCCACATGTCTGCCCCTCCTGTGGCGGCCGTGGGTGGCATGATGCCCCCACAGCAGGGCATGCCCCCCCAGCAGCCTGGCATGAGGCACCCCATGCACG gtCAGTATGGTGGTCCCCCCCAGGGCATGCCTGGCTACATGCAGGGCGGGATGCCTCCGTATGGGCAGGGTCCTCCGATGGGATACCAAGGAGGGCCTCCCATGGGCATGAGGCCCCCCGTCATGTCTCCTGCAGGACGATACTGA